The Granulicella sibirica genome has a segment encoding these proteins:
- a CDS encoding permease — MNRNLSSILHLRARSLVRGNALVLVSLGIAFLLSDFPNNRPNPWIIIPALGALAGTADTIRCMQRQWNFYHGGVILCIYMDLMALVAIGFLLIYPYADWISFH; from the coding sequence GTGAACAGAAATCTCTCGAGCATCCTCCATCTCCGCGCACGTTCCCTGGTGCGCGGAAATGCGCTCGTGCTCGTTAGCCTCGGCATCGCGTTCCTGCTCTCTGACTTTCCCAACAACCGGCCGAACCCATGGATCATCATTCCGGCTCTCGGCGCGCTCGCCGGCACCGCAGATACCATTCGCTGCATGCAACGGCAGTGGAACTTCTACCACGGCGGCGTGATCCTCTGCATCTACATGGATCTGATGGCCCTCGTAGCGATCGGCTTTCTCCTGATCTACCCCTACGCAGACTGGATCAGCTTCCACTAA
- a CDS encoding MarR family winged helix-turn-helix transcriptional regulator has protein sequence MQEEPPSATSLRLQELAEFRFQVRRFIGFSESASEAVGVPGQQYQMLQVVATTPAGTRATISYVAERMVLRHNSAVELVTRAERAGLVKRVGDDSDHRRSVVELTDAGRTVFLHLAEIHLQELNRVGPAITEALEKLIGKQVEAGNLTEVAR, from the coding sequence ATGCAGGAGGAGCCTCCAAGCGCGACATCGTTGAGATTGCAGGAGCTTGCCGAGTTCCGGTTCCAGGTTCGTCGTTTTATAGGATTCAGTGAGTCAGCGTCCGAGGCCGTTGGCGTTCCCGGTCAGCAGTATCAGATGTTGCAGGTCGTGGCGACAACTCCGGCTGGCACGCGCGCCACGATCTCGTACGTTGCCGAGCGGATGGTGCTTCGGCATAACAGCGCGGTGGAATTGGTTACCCGGGCCGAACGCGCCGGGCTCGTCAAGCGGGTAGGCGACGACTCCGATCACCGGAGATCCGTGGTCGAGTTGACCGATGCAGGCAGGACGGTGTTCCTTCATCTCGCCGAAATCCATCTGCAAGAGTTGAATCGGGTCGGCCCGGCAATTACCGAAGCGCTCGAGAAGCTGATCGGCAAGCAGGTCGAGGCCGGCAACCTGACCGAGGTGGCGCGATGA
- a CDS encoding chloride channel protein — MKPSPTATLRDYSADSRILYVSVLAAGLGAISAVLAWALLEAIALSTNLFYFQRWSFVEVDPWQSHLGWWRVFLPVLGGLLVGLIARYGSPKVRGHGMPEAVETIVFNGGKVQPRVAILKPLATAISIGSGGPFGAEGPVIMTGGAVGSVLGQLLPMTDSERTVLMVSGAAAGMAATFNCPMSAVLLAVEILLFEWKPRSLVPVAMACVTAGAVRRLLLGPSPIFQMVPTGAPVYHMAMLGALVVGILAAFVAFGLSRAIHFSEEMFEHLPIHWMWWPAIGGLGVGLGGLIFPQALGVGYSVIQQMISGNAAWQLLAGILVVKSCIWIFSLGSNTAGGILAPLLMIGGALGAAVGHLMPAMSTGAWALVGMTAVLTAAIGSPLTAAMLAVELTHNGGLMLPVLLACVSAYAISVLILPRSMLTEGLSRKGKHLSREYGVDPLELVMVAQAMHTSVFALSASATRRDAFEWLRKMEERGAEAWSHWQRLFPLVEPDGTLAGLLTRTQMMQAARQADLDRALLHDANRRPATIAGTDTLRQAAVAMAESKLSHYPVVDPSNKFMGLLTIEDLLLGRSREALREGDRNRVLRLRWPFAPKEHAKVARVGKNSAPPSEHAAKETQLEKHGEEVLTETAAGHMDSRD, encoded by the coding sequence ATGAAGCCCTCGCCGACAGCTACGCTGCGCGATTACTCGGCCGACTCGCGCATCCTTTATGTCAGCGTTCTCGCTGCCGGGCTCGGCGCCATCAGCGCAGTCCTTGCGTGGGCGTTGCTCGAAGCCATTGCCCTCTCGACGAACCTCTTCTACTTCCAGCGATGGAGCTTCGTCGAAGTTGACCCGTGGCAGAGCCATCTGGGCTGGTGGCGTGTGTTCCTGCCCGTCCTTGGCGGCCTTCTGGTCGGCTTGATTGCGCGCTATGGTTCGCCCAAGGTACGTGGACACGGCATGCCCGAGGCCGTCGAAACGATCGTCTTCAACGGCGGTAAGGTGCAGCCTCGGGTCGCCATCCTCAAGCCCCTCGCGACCGCCATCTCGATCGGATCGGGCGGACCGTTCGGCGCGGAAGGCCCGGTCATCATGACCGGCGGCGCGGTCGGCTCCGTCCTCGGCCAGCTGCTCCCCATGACCGACTCCGAGCGAACCGTGCTGATGGTCTCCGGAGCCGCGGCCGGCATGGCCGCGACGTTCAATTGCCCCATGTCCGCCGTCCTTCTCGCGGTCGAGATCCTGCTCTTCGAGTGGAAGCCGCGCAGCCTGGTGCCGGTCGCGATGGCATGTGTCACCGCTGGCGCGGTGCGTCGTCTTTTGCTCGGCCCAAGCCCGATCTTCCAGATGGTTCCGACCGGTGCGCCGGTGTATCACATGGCCATGCTTGGGGCGCTCGTCGTCGGGATTCTCGCGGCGTTCGTCGCCTTTGGCTTGAGCCGCGCCATCCATTTTTCGGAGGAGATGTTCGAGCATCTCCCCATCCACTGGATGTGGTGGCCCGCGATCGGCGGTCTCGGTGTTGGTCTCGGCGGATTGATCTTTCCGCAGGCCCTTGGCGTGGGCTATAGCGTCATTCAGCAGATGATCTCCGGCAACGCCGCCTGGCAACTGCTCGCGGGGATTCTTGTCGTCAAGAGCTGTATCTGGATCTTCTCGCTCGGCTCGAACACCGCCGGCGGTATTCTCGCGCCCCTGCTGATGATTGGCGGCGCATTAGGCGCAGCCGTCGGACACCTGATGCCGGCCATGAGCACCGGGGCCTGGGCCCTCGTCGGCATGACCGCCGTCCTCACCGCGGCCATCGGCTCTCCACTCACAGCGGCGATGCTCGCTGTCGAACTCACGCACAACGGCGGACTGATGCTTCCCGTGCTTCTGGCCTGCGTGTCGGCCTATGCCATCTCGGTCCTGATCCTGCCGCGCAGCATGTTGACCGAGGGCCTCAGCCGCAAGGGCAAGCACCTCAGCCGCGAGTACGGGGTCGATCCGCTCGAACTCGTCATGGTGGCGCAGGCGATGCACACCAGCGTCTTCGCCCTCAGCGCAAGCGCCACGCGCCGCGATGCCTTCGAGTGGCTGCGCAAGATGGAAGAGCGCGGCGCGGAGGCCTGGTCGCACTGGCAGAGGCTCTTTCCTCTGGTCGAACCCGACGGAACCCTCGCTGGTCTCCTGACACGGACCCAGATGATGCAGGCGGCTCGCCAGGCCGACCTCGATCGAGCGCTGCTCCACGATGCGAACCGGAGACCCGCGACGATTGCTGGCACCGACACTCTCCGGCAGGCAGCGGTAGCCATGGCCGAATCGAAGCTCTCGCACTATCCTGTCGTGGACCCGTCGAACAAGTTCATGGGGCTGCTGACGATCGAAGATCTTCTCCTCGGTCGCAGCCGTGAAGCGCTTCGTGAAGGGGATCGGAACCGTGTGCTGCGGCTCCGCTGGCCATTTGCTCCAAAGGAACATGCGAAGGTGGCAAGGGTCGGGAAGAACAGCGCTCCTCCAAGTGAGCACGCCGCGAAAGAAACTCAGCTGGAGAAACACGGCGAAGAGGTCCTGACGGAAACTGCCGCTGGCCACATGGACTCCAGAGACTAA
- the uvrC gene encoding excinuclease ABC subunit UvrC — translation MDLQEKIRTIPTKPGCYLYKNAEGVVIYVGKAKNLRSRVRSYFLQASQANAKTGSLMREAVDIEYITVDNEREALALENNLIKQRKPRFNILLRDDKTYPYIKLTMGDRYPKVFVTRKLRKDGGQYFGPYFPGNLAHRLVDLIHRSFLIPSCKVDLSRYHPRACLQYYIKRCLGPCVDGLTTPELYKQTIRDVQLFLDGKPQELENALTERMMDAAMNEQFELAARLRDQIVTVHQMQDKQRIATADNEDADVFGFHYEQEMLAVNLFHMRGGKIVDRRDFFWEDLQEVLSATLNDFGETPGNLGEPADAPVEVEAEAKLEPNPVVAAPEIEEEGERTQHTAISELGEAFSPKAFFSALLKQLYLDQSYVPRSVLVPVDFPDRALLSEALSERTHHRVEILAPQRGDKRSLVDLVCQNAKQSYDQRFRVLQPGMKAIQEALQEALTLEELPRRIECFDISHIQGAETVASMVVWEDGAMKKADYRKFQIKTVTGVDDFASMREVIQRRYKKLLDEKKTFPSLILIDGGLGQLHAAYAALEEIGVTLQPLASIAKREEIIYVYGQESDPVVLDRRSPVLHLMQKIRDESHRFAVSYHRKRREMRDRDSELLTIPGVGQLTRQRLVQHFGSVRAISQASLDALTAVVAPGVATKIRAYFDGVENGNGAAPDKAAPVLRVLS, via the coding sequence ATGGACCTCCAGGAGAAAATTCGAACCATCCCGACCAAGCCGGGGTGCTACCTCTATAAGAACGCCGAAGGGGTAGTGATCTACGTCGGCAAGGCGAAAAACCTGCGTTCGCGGGTGCGTTCGTACTTTCTGCAGGCGTCGCAGGCGAACGCGAAGACGGGCTCGCTGATGCGCGAGGCCGTCGACATCGAGTACATCACGGTCGACAACGAGCGCGAGGCCCTGGCGCTTGAGAACAACCTCATCAAGCAGCGCAAGCCGCGATTCAACATCCTGCTGCGCGACGACAAGACGTATCCCTACATCAAGCTCACGATGGGCGACCGCTATCCGAAGGTCTTCGTCACGCGCAAGCTGCGCAAGGATGGAGGGCAGTATTTCGGGCCCTATTTCCCAGGGAACCTGGCGCATCGGCTTGTCGATTTGATTCATCGCAGCTTCCTCATTCCGAGCTGCAAGGTTGACCTCTCGCGCTATCATCCCCGCGCGTGCCTGCAGTACTACATCAAGCGCTGCCTTGGCCCGTGCGTGGATGGGCTGACGACTCCCGAGCTTTATAAGCAGACCATCCGCGATGTGCAGTTGTTTCTCGATGGCAAGCCGCAGGAGCTTGAGAACGCGCTGACCGAACGCATGATGGATGCGGCGATGAACGAACAGTTCGAGCTTGCCGCCAGGCTACGCGACCAGATCGTCACCGTACACCAGATGCAGGACAAGCAACGCATCGCTACCGCTGACAACGAAGACGCGGATGTCTTCGGCTTTCACTACGAGCAGGAGATGCTTGCGGTAAATCTCTTCCACATGCGCGGAGGAAAGATCGTCGATCGTCGGGACTTCTTCTGGGAAGATCTGCAGGAGGTGCTCTCAGCCACGCTAAACGACTTCGGCGAGACGCCCGGGAACCTTGGCGAGCCTGCGGATGCGCCTGTTGAAGTGGAGGCGGAGGCGAAGCTGGAACCGAACCCCGTGGTGGCTGCGCCTGAGATCGAGGAAGAGGGCGAGCGGACGCAGCATACGGCGATCTCGGAGCTTGGCGAGGCATTCTCTCCCAAGGCTTTCTTCTCGGCGTTGCTGAAGCAGCTTTATCTCGATCAGAGCTATGTTCCCAGGTCAGTGCTTGTGCCGGTGGACTTTCCCGATCGAGCCTTGCTGTCGGAGGCTTTGAGCGAGAGGACGCATCACCGGGTGGAGATTCTTGCGCCGCAGCGAGGGGATAAGAGGTCGCTGGTCGATCTTGTCTGCCAGAACGCGAAGCAGTCGTACGATCAGCGCTTCCGCGTGCTGCAGCCGGGGATGAAGGCGATCCAGGAAGCCTTGCAGGAGGCTTTGACGCTGGAAGAGCTGCCGCGCCGCATCGAGTGCTTCGATATCTCGCACATCCAGGGGGCGGAGACGGTTGCGTCGATGGTGGTGTGGGAGGACGGCGCGATGAAGAAGGCCGACTATCGCAAGTTCCAGATCAAGACCGTGACCGGCGTCGACGACTTCGCGAGTATGCGCGAGGTGATCCAGAGGCGGTACAAGAAGCTGCTCGATGAGAAGAAGACCTTCCCTTCGCTGATCCTGATCGATGGCGGCCTGGGGCAGTTGCATGCGGCGTATGCGGCGCTCGAGGAAATTGGCGTGACGCTGCAGCCGCTTGCCTCGATTGCGAAGCGGGAGGAGATCATCTACGTCTACGGGCAGGAGAGCGATCCCGTCGTGCTCGACCGGCGCTCGCCGGTGCTGCACCTGATGCAGAAGATTCGCGACGAGAGCCATCGCTTTGCCGTCAGCTACCATCGCAAGCGCCGCGAGATGCGCGACCGGGACAGCGAACTGCTCACCATTCCAGGCGTGGGACAGCTTACGCGGCAGAGACTTGTGCAGCACTTCGGCAGCGTGCGCGCGATTAGCCAAGCGAGCCTCGATGCGCTGACGGCGGTGGTAGCTCCGGGAGTCGCGACAAAGATACGGGCTTACTTCGACGGCGTCGAGAACGGAAACGGCGCAGCCCCGGACAAGGCTGCGCCAGTGCTGCGCGTTCTGAGTTAG
- a CDS encoding YoaK family protein, with amino-acid sequence MAEPETPLDTILGACLLASTGGMLDVIVYLNHGHVFACAMTGNVVLMGIAALQHDWLQVARHVSLLAAFSLGVFASMFLRSRHAIITSLTLEILALILAGALPADFSPVFFAAYIALFASLQSATFRHVNHSSYNSTFLTGNLRTAIEGAYLQIFPAAKGPTEVLTPAEKGRAQAHELGFVCLAFFLGALFGAWCAPRFANRSFWAVLPALVAALILTIRNQREASQQAA; translated from the coding sequence ATGGCAGAACCGGAAACCCCGCTCGACACGATCCTCGGCGCCTGCCTGCTTGCCTCGACCGGCGGCATGCTCGACGTCATCGTCTACCTCAACCACGGCCACGTCTTCGCCTGCGCGATGACCGGAAACGTCGTGCTGATGGGCATCGCCGCGCTTCAGCACGACTGGTTGCAGGTGGCCCGGCACGTCTCCCTGCTCGCCGCCTTCTCACTCGGGGTCTTCGCATCGATGTTTCTGCGATCACGCCACGCCATCATCACCAGCCTGACGCTCGAGATCCTGGCTCTGATCCTCGCGGGAGCGCTCCCGGCTGACTTCTCCCCGGTCTTTTTCGCGGCGTACATCGCGCTCTTCGCCTCGCTTCAGTCGGCGACCTTCCGCCATGTCAATCACTCGTCCTATAACTCGACGTTCCTCACCGGTAACTTGCGCACGGCGATCGAAGGGGCCTACCTCCAGATCTTCCCGGCTGCAAAGGGACCGACCGAAGTGCTCACACCCGCGGAAAAGGGACGCGCCCAGGCCCACGAACTCGGCTTCGTCTGCCTAGCGTTCTTCCTCGGGGCGCTCTTTGGCGCGTGGTGCGCTCCGCGCTTCGCGAACCGCAGCTTCTGGGCCGTGCTTCCCGCGCTCGTCGCTGCCTTGATCCTGACAATTCGCAATCAGCGAGAAGCGTCTCAGCAGGCAGCTTGA
- the mazG gene encoding nucleoside triphosphate pyrophosphohydrolase, whose translation MPALPELPEMTETGVRVAEAAALMAHLRGPNGCPWDREQTFDSIKRNTLEETYEVFDAIERRAWPDLRDELGDMLLQVLFYSQMASEAGHFTLADVASGLSSKLIRRHPHIFGDATAETPGAVQKTWDAVKREEKRLAGTTAKGLLDDVSRAMPAMIEASKLGSRAARVGFDWPNPDGLIDKLREETAELQAELPTAANPASTDALEDELGDLLFTAVNLARHLHLDPETALRRANAKFRRRFNAMEQAAGGREALETRTPAELESLWAEAKVATNTTEGTTA comes from the coding sequence ATGCCAGCCCTGCCCGAACTCCCGGAGATGACAGAGACAGGGGTACGTGTCGCCGAGGCCGCTGCCCTGATGGCTCATCTGCGCGGACCGAACGGGTGCCCCTGGGACCGCGAACAGACCTTCGATTCCATCAAGCGCAACACCCTCGAAGAGACCTATGAGGTCTTCGACGCCATTGAGCGCCGCGCCTGGCCCGACCTTCGCGACGAGCTTGGCGACATGCTCCTGCAAGTCCTCTTCTACTCGCAGATGGCCTCGGAAGCCGGGCACTTCACCCTCGCCGACGTTGCCTCCGGCCTCTCGTCGAAGCTCATCCGCCGTCATCCTCACATTTTCGGCGATGCCACCGCCGAGACCCCCGGCGCGGTCCAGAAGACCTGGGATGCGGTCAAGCGAGAAGAAAAGCGCCTCGCCGGAACCACCGCCAAGGGCCTCCTGGACGATGTCTCGCGCGCCATGCCCGCGATGATTGAGGCAAGCAAACTCGGCTCACGCGCCGCCCGCGTCGGCTTCGACTGGCCCAACCCCGATGGCCTTATCGACAAGCTCCGCGAAGAGACAGCCGAACTCCAGGCCGAGCTCCCCACCGCCGCAAACCCAGCCTCGACAGATGCCCTCGAAGACGAGCTTGGCGACCTGCTCTTCACCGCCGTCAACCTCGCCCGTCATTTGCATCTCGATCCCGAGACCGCCCTCCGCCGCGCCAACGCGAAGTTCCGCCGCCGCTTCAACGCGATGGAGCAGGCCGCCGGCGGACGCGAAGCTCTCGAAACCCGCACACCCGCCGAACTTGAAAGCCTCTGGGCCGAGGCCAAAGTGGCGACCAACACCACGGAAGGCACGACCGCATGA
- a CDS encoding GNAT family N-acetyltransferase: MNAEDTLLRDKRDISPVSLRIAPLTIQDEFERCVELQLAVWKYDAADLIPRRVFLLAQRIGGQVFGAFDESREGQPDAIVAFAMSLPGYRDGMPYLHSHMLAVLPEYRNFGIGRRLKLAQRNDAIARGFDLMEWTFDPLEIKNAHLNIARLGAICRRYAPDFYGSSSSPLQGGLPTDRLYAEWWLRSERVQRILNPDTAKQTDEAPRTRVTVPHQIQSWKQDPAHNADALALQTRNREALQAAFASGLAVTGYERTPEGDGAFLLGPTTLNRSNPT, from the coding sequence ATGAACGCCGAAGATACTCTGCTCCGCGATAAACGGGACATCAGCCCCGTGTCCCTCCGCATCGCCCCGCTCACAATCCAGGACGAGTTCGAGCGCTGTGTCGAGCTCCAACTCGCAGTGTGGAAGTACGACGCGGCCGACCTCATCCCGCGCCGCGTCTTCCTGCTCGCCCAGCGCATCGGCGGTCAGGTCTTCGGAGCTTTCGACGAAAGCAGGGAAGGGCAGCCCGACGCCATCGTCGCCTTCGCCATGAGCCTTCCTGGCTACCGCGACGGCATGCCCTACCTCCACTCGCACATGCTTGCCGTCCTGCCCGAGTACCGCAACTTCGGCATCGGCCGCCGCCTTAAGCTCGCCCAGCGCAACGACGCCATCGCCCGCGGTTTCGATCTCATGGAGTGGACCTTCGACCCCCTCGAGATCAAGAATGCCCACCTGAACATCGCCCGTCTCGGCGCTATCTGCCGCCGCTACGCCCCCGATTTCTACGGTTCGTCATCCTCCCCGCTTCAGGGTGGGCTGCCCACCGACAGACTTTATGCCGAATGGTGGCTGCGTTCCGAGCGAGTCCAGCGTATCCTGAACCCCGACACGGCAAAACAGACGGACGAGGCTCCCCGCACGCGCGTCACCGTCCCACATCAGATTCAAAGCTGGAAGCAGGACCCCGCGCACAATGCGGATGCCCTCGCGCTCCAGACACGCAACCGCGAGGCGCTTCAGGCAGCCTTTGCTTCGGGCCTCGCAGTCACCGGATACGAACGTACCCCAGAGGGCGATGGAGCTTTTCTGCTTGGTCCCACGACCCTCAATCGATCGAACCCTACGTAA
- the menC gene encoding o-succinylbenzoate synthase — MLKIDRIHLREINMPLAHPFETSFGLTTTRRILLVELEAEGLTSWGECVAGEHPYFSDEMIDTAWMITETELAPRLLGTTVEGGGSVPHLLKQVRGHRMAKAALEDAIWDLESQIEQIPLGQLLGGTRETIPCGVSIGIQPSPAHLMDKIATELEAGYQRIKLKCKHGWDVSIFEEVRKRWPEILLSCDANSAYRLRDIDHIATWDEFKLLMIEQPLWYDDFYFHSMLQKRIETSICLDESIRNRRDALAAIDMESCRIINIKVGRVGGFSEAIAVHNAASERGIPVWCGGMLETGIGRAHNIALSSLQNFSLPGDVSASSRYWAEDIIEPAVTVSKSGEIIVPTVPGLGYAVRKDRIEALTVRRATITANAAVLV, encoded by the coding sequence ATGCTCAAAATCGACCGCATCCACCTTCGCGAGATCAACATGCCGCTCGCTCATCCGTTTGAGACAAGCTTCGGACTCACCACCACGCGTCGTATTCTGCTGGTTGAGCTTGAGGCCGAGGGGCTCACCTCCTGGGGCGAGTGCGTCGCGGGCGAGCACCCCTACTTCTCCGACGAGATGATCGACACCGCATGGATGATCACCGAGACCGAGCTCGCGCCGCGCCTTCTCGGCACGACGGTCGAAGGCGGTGGATCGGTCCCTCATCTTCTGAAGCAGGTACGCGGACACCGCATGGCCAAGGCTGCTCTCGAAGACGCCATCTGGGACCTGGAATCGCAGATCGAACAGATCCCTCTCGGGCAGCTTCTCGGGGGCACCCGCGAGACCATCCCGTGTGGCGTCTCCATCGGCATTCAGCCCAGCCCGGCGCACCTGATGGACAAGATCGCGACCGAACTCGAAGCCGGCTATCAGCGCATCAAGCTGAAGTGCAAGCATGGCTGGGATGTCTCCATCTTCGAGGAGGTCCGCAAGCGCTGGCCCGAGATCCTTCTCTCCTGTGACGCCAACTCCGCTTACCGCCTCCGCGACATCGACCACATCGCCACGTGGGACGAGTTCAAGCTCCTCATGATCGAGCAGCCGCTCTGGTACGACGACTTCTACTTCCACTCCATGCTGCAGAAGCGCATCGAGACCTCCATCTGCCTCGATGAATCCATCCGTAACCGCCGCGACGCCCTAGCCGCCATCGACATGGAGTCCTGCCGCATCATCAACATCAAGGTCGGCCGCGTGGGAGGCTTCTCCGAGGCCATTGCCGTCCATAATGCAGCCTCCGAGCGCGGAATTCCCGTCTGGTGCGGCGGCATGCTGGAGACCGGCATCGGCCGCGCGCATAACATCGCTCTCTCGTCCTTGCAGAACTTCTCGCTTCCCGGCGATGTCTCCGCTTCAAGCCGCTACTGGGCCGAAGACATCATCGAGCCGGCAGTCACAGTCAGCAAATCCGGCGAAATCATCGTTCCCACGGTACCCGGATTGGGCTATGCCGTCCGCAAGGATCGCATCGAAGCCCTCACCGTTCGTCGCGCCACGATCACGGCAAACGCTGCAGTCCTGGTTTAG
- a CDS encoding bactofilin family protein yields MKPAEGSTVIGKSVIIRGELSGSEDLFMDGEIEGTITLTDSRLTVGPNARIHADINVQDVIVFGTIEGNVKATGRLELRQSASVTGDIQAGRLSIEESASLRGRVELTGASTVTPVARPVSS; encoded by the coding sequence ATGAAGCCAGCAGAAGGTTCCACCGTCATTGGAAAGTCCGTCATCATCCGGGGAGAGCTCTCCGGGAGCGAGGACCTGTTCATGGACGGGGAAATCGAAGGAACCATCACGCTGACGGACAGCCGCCTTACCGTCGGTCCGAACGCCCGCATCCATGCCGATATCAATGTGCAGGACGTCATCGTCTTCGGCACCATCGAAGGCAACGTCAAGGCCACCGGACGGCTGGAACTACGGCAATCGGCAAGTGTTACAGGAGATATCCAGGCAGGCAGGCTCTCCATCGAAGAGAGTGCCTCGCTCCGTGGCCGCGTCGAATTGACGGGCGCTTCCACTGTCACGCCGGTAGCCCGGCCCGTCTCCTCCTAG
- a CDS encoding class I SAM-dependent methyltransferase translates to MRSLFKGSSSQKTSDVRTPRHSSGWVELLKYLQTTESLRILDVGATSPNNINFLTGLGHSVYMANFVEDAARPEWRIANEDAAPDSAPGATHFDTQSFIKQNLDFGGRNFDVITFWDTADYLPPELVAPVIDRLFEVLSPGGKLLAFFHTKNAVDTSFVRYHLTPESHVDMQKTGNYPITGKFQNRQIEQLFHAYASYRFFLAKDSLQEVIVTR, encoded by the coding sequence ATGCGCAGTCTCTTCAAAGGTTCTTCGTCTCAGAAGACCAGCGATGTTCGCACCCCGCGGCATTCGAGCGGCTGGGTCGAACTTCTCAAGTATCTGCAAACCACCGAGTCGCTCCGCATCCTCGATGTCGGAGCGACTTCGCCGAATAACATCAACTTTCTGACCGGCCTCGGCCACAGCGTCTACATGGCGAACTTTGTCGAAGATGCGGCGCGTCCGGAGTGGCGCATCGCAAATGAGGACGCCGCCCCGGACTCCGCTCCCGGGGCCACCCATTTCGACACGCAGTCCTTCATCAAGCAGAACCTGGATTTCGGAGGACGCAACTTCGACGTCATTACCTTCTGGGATACGGCCGACTATCTCCCACCCGAACTTGTCGCTCCGGTAATCGACCGTCTCTTCGAAGTACTCTCGCCAGGCGGCAAATTACTCGCGTTTTTCCACACAAAGAACGCAGTCGACACTTCGTTCGTCCGCTATCACCTGACTCCGGAGAGCCACGTCGACATGCAGAAGACAGGAAACTACCCCATTACGGGGAAGTTCCAAAACCGCCAGATCGAACAACTCTTCCATGCCTACGCAAGCTATCGATTCTTTCTCGCGAAAGATAGCCTTCAGGAAGTAATCGTTACACGCTAG